The following are from one region of the Hymenobacter radiodurans genome:
- a CDS encoding GIY-YIG nuclease family protein, protein MLYEHGQNLGTVGKFTGRYQCNLLMYFEVYPDAVQAIAREKEIKGWSRAKKKP, encoded by the coding sequence ATGCTATATGAACACGGTCAAAACTTAGGTACTGTGGGCAAATTCACCGGTCGTTATCAGTGTAATCTGCTCATGTACTTTGAGGTATATCCCGATGCTGTTCAAGCTATTGCGCGCGAAAAAGAAATCAAAGGCTGGAGCCGGGCGAAAAAGAAGCCCTGA
- a CDS encoding GNAT family N-acetyltransferase, translating into MQQIQVNLRPTEKADLEFFFQFQLDEEAGYLAAFMPENHTDKEAYVEKYTRFLNDPTIHMQTILVDEIIAGSISKFEREGDAEITYWIDRRFWGKGVATTALKNFLILENTRPILGRVAFDNLGSQRVLERCGFVKIGTDKGFANARQTEIEEFIYKLT; encoded by the coding sequence ATGCAGCAGATACAGGTAAACCTCAGGCCAACCGAAAAAGCCGACTTAGAGTTTTTCTTTCAATTCCAGCTTGACGAAGAGGCAGGTTACTTAGCTGCATTTATGCCTGAAAACCATACTGATAAAGAAGCTTATGTGGAGAAATACACCAGATTTCTGAATGACCCGACCATCCATATGCAGACTATTTTGGTGGATGAAATCATTGCCGGTAGCATTTCAAAATTTGAGCGGGAAGGCGACGCTGAAATCACGTATTGGATAGACAGACGCTTTTGGGGAAAGGGAGTTGCGACAACCGCACTGAAGAACTTTCTTATCCTCGAAAACACCAGACCTATTCTTGGACGAGTTGCATTTGATAATCTAGGCTCGCAGCGAGTCTTGGAAAGATGCGGTTTTGTGAAAATCGGCACGGACAAAGGTTTTGCGAATGCGCGCCAAACAGAGATAGAAGAGTTTATTTATAAACTGACATAG
- a CDS encoding acyl carrier protein, with product MLPIQQQVYSYLPIKPTLAAKPSNDSRFSEDLGMDQIDFFELVIRLENLYHVRIPDTELEQVKTVQQLISCLNDQLVGQKWGCSLLMA from the coding sequence ATGCTACCCATTCAGCAGCAGGTCTATAGCTACCTGCCTATCAAACCCACGCTCGCAGCCAAACCCTCCAACGACTCCCGCTTCAGCGAGGATTTGGGCATGGATCAGATCGACTTTTTTGAGCTGGTTATTCGCCTCGAAAACCTCTACCACGTCCGCATTCCTGATACGGAGCTAGAGCAGGTGAAAACAGTGCAGCAACTCATCAGCTGTCTTAATGATCAGCTGGTAGGGCAAAAGTGGGGCTGCTCGTTGCTTATGGCCTAG
- a CDS encoding GIY-YIG nuclease family protein, which produces MYIYLLTNPSKSVLYTGITNNLDRRLCYMNTVKT; this is translated from the coding sequence GTGTACATCTACCTTCTGACCAATCCTTCTAAGTCAGTCCTTTACACCGGCATCACTAACAACTTGGACCGACGGCTATGCTATATGAACACGGTCAAAACTTAG
- a CDS encoding GNAT family N-acetyltransferase: MESIPTPVLNPPLHQVPVLETARLLMRGYKPSDFEQYVAMWSDPKFYRYLTPRPMVEEEVWATMLRSIGHWALMGFGFWAIEEKETGAFIGAVGFADPKRDIVPSSHGTPEIGWVLAASAHGKGYATEAVAAAIAWGDAHFGAVRTVCIIHPANKASLRLAEKFGYRPYHRTTYKDQPTVMLERFGKE, from the coding sequence ATGGAGTCAATTCCTACCCCAGTTCTTAATCCGCCCCTCCACCAAGTACCCGTGCTCGAAACGGCTCGCCTACTTATGCGGGGATACAAACCCAGTGATTTTGAGCAGTATGTGGCTATGTGGTCCGACCCCAAGTTTTACCGCTACCTGACTCCGCGCCCCATGGTGGAGGAAGAAGTATGGGCCACTATGCTGCGCAGCATTGGGCACTGGGCGCTGATGGGCTTCGGGTTCTGGGCTATTGAGGAAAAAGAAACCGGCGCCTTTATCGGTGCCGTGGGCTTTGCCGATCCGAAACGCGACATCGTACCCTCGAGCCACGGCACGCCCGAAATTGGCTGGGTGCTGGCTGCTTCCGCCCACGGCAAAGGTTACGCGACGGAGGCCGTAGCGGCGGCCATTGCCTGGGGCGATGCGCATTTTGGGGCCGTGCGTACCGTGTGCATTATTCATCCGGCCAACAAAGCCTCCCTGCGCCTGGCCGAGAAGTTTGGCTACCGGCCCTACCACCGCACCACCTACAAAGATCAGCCGACTGTGATGCTGGAGCGGTTTGGGAAAGAGTAA
- a CDS encoding ScyD/ScyE family protein produces the protein MNYKRYLLSATLLLILATGCNDIDGLDGLLASQRPILTDDLVNPIGMSVAPNGRVWVSETGTGGNDGRVSVVAGTGQVYPVFTGFQSDLRPDGEVTGIGHVLYRDGILYILGGYSGKLYRVDVSAYRLGDPARPASSLTSEDIGSYVLSQNLSDPIDSNLYNMTFGPDGSLYITDAGANAIIRRDKDNGTLSVFARFPNINPQTQPVPTGIVHDGSRFLVSLLTGFPFTTGAAKIMQVSNSGVVSDYRTGFTTLTDIALSANKAPVVTQLAEFVFQPPTNVGFQPKTGAVRNEAGTVLLGGLERPTDIERISGSTYYVLSNGDGTIRRVTF, from the coding sequence ATGAATTACAAACGCTACCTCCTGAGTGCAACCTTACTTCTGATCCTCGCTACCGGCTGCAACGACATCGATGGCCTCGATGGATTGCTGGCTTCCCAACGGCCTATTTTAACCGATGATCTGGTGAACCCGATTGGGATGAGTGTAGCGCCGAATGGCCGTGTGTGGGTAAGCGAGACGGGGACGGGCGGTAACGATGGGCGGGTATCGGTGGTAGCGGGCACTGGGCAGGTGTATCCGGTATTTACTGGTTTTCAGTCTGATCTGCGGCCGGATGGAGAAGTAACCGGTATTGGCCACGTACTCTACCGTGACGGCATCTTGTATATTCTGGGGGGCTATTCTGGCAAATTGTATCGGGTAGATGTGTCTGCTTACCGGCTCGGCGACCCTGCGCGGCCAGCTTCCAGCCTCACATCGGAAGATATCGGCTCGTACGTGCTGTCGCAGAACCTCTCCGACCCGATTGATTCCAACCTCTACAACATGACCTTCGGCCCCGATGGTAGCCTGTATATCACGGATGCGGGCGCCAATGCCATCATCCGGCGTGATAAGGACAACGGAACGCTGAGCGTATTTGCCCGCTTCCCCAACATCAATCCCCAGACCCAGCCCGTACCCACAGGTATTGTGCACGATGGCAGCCGGTTCCTGGTTAGCCTGCTCACCGGCTTTCCCTTCACCACTGGCGCCGCCAAAATAATGCAGGTAAGCAACAGCGGCGTGGTGAGCGACTACCGCACCGGCTTCACTACCCTCACCGACATCGCCTTATCGGCTAACAAAGCCCCCGTAGTTACTCAGTTGGCTGAATTCGTGTTTCAGCCCCCAACAAACGTAGGCTTCCAGCCCAAAACCGGGGCCGTACGCAACGAAGCGGGCACCGTCCTGCTAGGTGGCCTCGAGCGCCCCACCGATATCGAGCGTATCAGCGGCAGTACCTATTATGTTCTAAGCAACGGCGACGGCACTATCCGGCGCGTAACGTTTTAA
- a CDS encoding RibD family protein, whose amino-acid sequence MAEHGAESFAVAVDAHGKLGWESAAIDDDHIISILTEQVSDEYLAYLREKGVSYLFGGAQEIDFALVLRKLGELFPIQTILLEGGGHLNGSLLKAGLIDELSLLHYPVVDGAPTSPTIFEQGDAPGPATPFKLLSAEQRPDGILWLRYEAGAA is encoded by the coding sequence GTGGCCGAGCACGGTGCCGAGTCGTTTGCCGTGGCCGTCGATGCCCACGGGAAGCTAGGCTGGGAATCGGCCGCCATCGACGACGACCACATCATCAGCATCCTCACCGAGCAGGTAAGCGACGAATACCTGGCGTACCTGCGCGAGAAAGGCGTATCGTATTTGTTCGGCGGCGCCCAGGAAATCGACTTTGCGCTGGTCCTACGCAAGCTGGGCGAGCTATTCCCCATTCAGACCATCCTGCTGGAAGGCGGCGGCCACCTGAACGGCTCCCTGCTCAAAGCCGGCCTCATCGATGAGCTAAGCCTGCTGCATTACCCCGTGGTGGATGGCGCGCCCACCTCGCCCACCATTTTCGAGCAGGGCGACGCGCCCGGCCCCGCCACGCCCTTCAAGCTCCTGAGCGCCGAGCAGCGCCCCGACGGGATTCTGTGGCTTCGCTACGAGGCGGGAGCAGCTTAG
- a CDS encoding glycosyl-4,4'-diaponeurosporenoate acyltransferase CrtO family protein, with protein MLGPSPARLAWYNAVPNVFWSVLGLTPISVFCYQHMARPWLYALLLISLLAFAVPTSWFRYLQLSRRPAAYRRLGVHVINRFTQHGDLIHRLIRRQYPQYQRVRTHSNRAALVGATYHQERFHWVLFLFFLLTSLYAVAHGYGRWALLIGFTNVVYNLYPIWLQQYVRVRLRASSAYP; from the coding sequence ATGCTTGGTCCTTCTCCCGCCCGGCTGGCCTGGTATAATGCTGTGCCGAACGTGTTCTGGTCGGTGCTGGGCCTGACGCCCATCAGCGTGTTTTGCTACCAGCATATGGCGCGGCCGTGGCTGTACGCGCTGCTACTCATCAGCCTTTTGGCGTTTGCGGTACCGACTTCCTGGTTCAGGTATCTACAGCTTAGTCGCCGGCCGGCCGCTTACCGCCGATTGGGCGTGCACGTTATTAACCGCTTCACCCAGCACGGCGACCTTATTCACCGCCTCATTCGTCGGCAGTATCCGCAGTACCAGCGCGTCCGCACTCACTCCAATAGAGCAGCCCTGGTAGGCGCCACCTATCATCAGGAGCGGTTTCACTGGGTGCTCTTTCTGTTTTTTCTACTGACGAGCCTGTATGCCGTCGCGCACGGCTACGGGCGTTGGGCGCTGCTTATTGGGTTTACCAATGTCGTTTACAACCTCTATCCGATCTGGCTACAGCAGTACGTTCGAGTGCGGCTTCGTGCTTCTTCTGCCTATCCGTGA
- a CDS encoding M48 family metallopeptidase: protein MAAIFLALGLSRVIRGWTSRLPGKVLPTLAYAALYLLLAYLLNFPLSLYDDYFREHQYGLSNQSFGEWLTDDLKGLALSLVFGSLVLLALYAAIRRTGRNWWMWGTGILAVFLVVSIFVSPVFISPLFNKYTPLPAGPVRDQILSMARANGVPADNVYLVDASKQSKRISANVSGLGSTIRVSLNDNLLNRSTPEEVQAVMGHELGHYVLNHIPKMLIFLVLIIGIGLWFVDWAFHRLIGSYGARWGIASVADVSGLPLLMALFAIFMFLATPAFNTIIRTQEQEADVFGLNAARQPDGFATIAMKLSEYRKIDPSPLEEMIFFDHPSGHTRVLTAMRWKAEHLQTE, encoded by the coding sequence GTGGCAGCCATATTTCTGGCGCTGGGCCTGTCCAGGGTTATAAGAGGCTGGACTTCGCGGCTGCCGGGCAAGGTGCTGCCCACGCTGGCTTACGCGGCGCTCTATCTGCTGCTGGCTTACTTGCTCAACTTCCCACTGAGTCTCTACGACGATTATTTCCGTGAGCATCAGTATGGTCTATCCAACCAGAGCTTCGGGGAGTGGCTGACTGATGATTTGAAAGGCTTGGCGCTATCGTTGGTATTCGGGAGTTTGGTATTGCTGGCGTTGTACGCGGCCATTCGGCGCACGGGGCGGAACTGGTGGATGTGGGGCACGGGGATACTGGCTGTCTTTCTGGTTGTATCCATATTCGTGTCGCCGGTATTTATCTCGCCCTTGTTCAATAAGTACACGCCGTTGCCAGCGGGGCCTGTGCGCGACCAGATTCTGAGCATGGCGCGGGCCAACGGCGTACCCGCCGACAACGTCTACCTCGTGGATGCCTCCAAGCAGAGCAAGCGCATTAGCGCCAACGTGAGCGGACTAGGGAGCACTATCCGGGTTTCGCTCAATGACAACCTGCTCAACCGCTCTACGCCCGAAGAAGTGCAGGCCGTAATGGGCCACGAGCTAGGCCACTACGTGCTAAACCACATCCCCAAAATGCTGATCTTCCTTGTCCTGATTATTGGTATCGGCTTGTGGTTTGTCGATTGGGCCTTTCACCGCCTGATTGGGAGCTACGGGGCCCGCTGGGGCATTGCCAGCGTTGCCGACGTGAGTGGGCTGCCGCTGCTAATGGCTTTGTTTGCGATATTTATGTTTCTGGCCACGCCCGCTTTCAACACCATTATCCGCACCCAGGAGCAGGAGGCCGACGTGTTTGGCCTGAACGCCGCCCGCCAGCCCGATGGCTTTGCTACCATTGCCATGAAGCTGTCGGAGTATCGCAAAATTGACCCTAGCCCGCTGGAAGAAATGATTTTCTTTGACCATCCCAGCGGCCACACCCGCGTGCTGACGGCTATGCGCTGGAAGGCAGAGCATCTGCAGACTGAATAG
- a CDS encoding TPM domain-containing protein yields the protein MHRFLFVILLLVSAGLSGPVSIAQQPTDGLPPRPTPFRFVTDQAQLLSPADVKTLEGGLRRYADSTGTQIVVVTVATLGGRPVAEYGRALGEAWGVGQRGKNNGIVLLLSGQERQVTIQAGSGLRAQITPELTNEVISQKMAPSFKQGRYFAGLRAGLNSLMLAASPTFAPQGKQQAATAAVPGAASAPGSAAGAGLMTDESSLNNELPAASEPASEPYRPAVAPPEPSSPGLGMGTLAIGALVIGGILWLVMRMFRSKTPAATRTVYSNQDQNRNQTPDFLGTQSRGGNQPAGPAGNYSRGPARQPVPDFLGTGSMNRGGGGLSSGMGGILATGAAAAAGAYLGNRMASGGHSDQAGNSIAGPDNTASQNLDPANTYAAGMGGAAASGGFPALEGSGNVEETSPDYFSDLPAESSEPDFFSADETSSYDDTASDDTGGGGFDDTNDNSGSW from the coding sequence ATGCATCGCTTCCTATTCGTTATTCTCCTTCTTGTGTCGGCCGGCCTAAGTGGGCCTGTCAGTATCGCGCAACAGCCCACTGATGGGCTGCCGCCGCGACCTACGCCTTTTCGCTTCGTAACCGACCAAGCACAGCTTCTCTCTCCCGCCGACGTTAAAACGCTGGAAGGCGGTCTGCGGCGCTACGCCGATAGCACCGGCACCCAGATTGTTGTCGTGACGGTGGCCACGCTGGGCGGCCGCCCGGTGGCCGAGTATGGCCGCGCACTGGGTGAAGCCTGGGGCGTTGGGCAGCGCGGCAAAAACAACGGTATTGTGCTGCTACTTTCGGGCCAAGAGCGGCAGGTAACGATTCAGGCGGGTAGCGGCCTGCGCGCCCAGATTACGCCGGAGCTGACCAATGAGGTTATCAGTCAGAAAATGGCCCCCAGCTTCAAGCAAGGCCGCTACTTTGCGGGCTTACGTGCGGGCCTGAACTCCTTGATGCTGGCCGCCAGCCCCACTTTTGCCCCCCAGGGCAAGCAGCAGGCCGCAACTGCGGCGGTTCCAGGTGCGGCATCAGCGCCGGGTAGTGCGGCAGGCGCTGGCCTTATGACCGACGAATCGAGCCTGAACAATGAGCTGCCCGCGGCCTCTGAACCAGCCTCGGAGCCTTATAGGCCGGCCGTAGCGCCGCCTGAACCGTCGTCGCCGGGCCTGGGGATGGGCACACTGGCTATCGGGGCTCTGGTAATTGGCGGTATTCTGTGGCTGGTGATGCGGATGTTTCGGAGCAAGACTCCAGCTGCCACCCGAACTGTTTATTCCAACCAGGATCAAAATCGTAATCAGACGCCTGATTTCCTAGGTACCCAATCGCGCGGTGGCAACCAACCTGCGGGGCCGGCTGGCAACTATAGCCGTGGTCCAGCGCGCCAGCCAGTACCCGATTTTCTTGGTACCGGCTCCATGAACAGGGGTGGCGGTGGCCTGAGCAGCGGCATGGGGGGCATTTTGGCAACGGGAGCCGCCGCCGCTGCGGGCGCTTACCTAGGCAACCGGATGGCCTCGGGCGGGCACTCCGACCAAGCCGGCAACAGCATAGCTGGTCCCGACAACACCGCGTCCCAAAACCTTGACCCCGCGAATACTTACGCGGCCGGTATGGGCGGCGCAGCTGCTTCTGGTGGCTTCCCAGCATTAGAAGGTTCAGGCAATGTTGAGGAAACGAGCCCTGATTATTTCTCCGACCTACCAGCCGAGAGCTCTGAGCCCGACTTTTTCTCCGCCGATGAGACGTCGTCCTACGATGATACTGCCTCCGATGACACGGGCGGCGGTGGCTTCGACGATACCAACGACAACAGCGGCTCCTGGTAA